Proteins co-encoded in one Crateriforma spongiae genomic window:
- a CDS encoding DUF4465 domain-containing protein: MISEFTIDGVTLKNYYNQDFDSWRGVAVSQRGLPSWTSGNDPMGGFIPLEYQNDNDTVTTTGDGAGGSSTWIVASGDGPDSTVAAGLFNSSLEASNGSFFQSLDVQITQTTAHVVQNGSGFTDPMGSSGGNEFLSVRFYDISDGTAGSFVEVDLATFTVGDAGPVLLDEWTTVDLSALGEATAIGLDFVGSNSGSFGVNLPAYVAMDNVTVSAVPEPSMLAVLLGGSTLAAARLRRRRNALAGQSVSTDNQESEKVRA, from the coding sequence GTGATTTCCGAATTCACGATCGACGGGGTCACCTTGAAGAACTACTACAACCAAGATTTTGACAGCTGGCGGGGAGTCGCGGTTTCGCAACGCGGCTTACCTTCATGGACATCGGGCAACGATCCGATGGGCGGCTTTATTCCATTGGAATATCAAAATGACAACGACACGGTGACCACGACGGGTGACGGTGCCGGCGGCTCGTCGACCTGGATCGTCGCCTCGGGGGATGGTCCCGATTCGACTGTGGCCGCTGGTCTGTTCAACTCTTCGTTGGAAGCTAGCAACGGCTCATTTTTTCAATCTCTGGATGTACAGATCACGCAAACGACGGCACATGTGGTCCAAAATGGCAGCGGATTCACGGACCCAATGGGAAGTTCGGGCGGAAACGAATTTCTGAGCGTCCGCTTCTATGACATCTCCGACGGAACCGCCGGCTCGTTCGTCGAAGTCGATTTGGCCACCTTTACCGTCGGCGATGCAGGCCCCGTCCTGCTAGATGAATGGACCACCGTGGATCTGAGTGCCTTGGGCGAAGCGACCGCGATTGGACTGGATTTCGTCGGAAGCAATTCGGGAAGCTTTGGCGTCAATCTGCCCGCCTATGTGGCCATGGACAATGTCACGGTATCGGCCGTTCCCGAGCCGTCGATGCTGGCGGTCTTGCTAGGCGGGTCGACACTGGCGGCGGCACGCCTGCGTCGGCGACGAAACGCACTGGCCGGCCAATCAGTCTCGACCGATAACCAAGAATCGGAGAAGGTGCGTGCCTGA
- a CDS encoding threonine aldolase family protein — protein sequence MIDLRSDTLTKPTAAMRQAMATAEVGDAVIDTDPTVEHLERFTAELLGKEDAVFMPSGSMSNQIGIRIHCERGTEFLCETEAHIYQYEQGAFAQLSGLVAHPIAGENGVLRVADVQDQIRPETDYMVRTALLCLENTHNRWGGRVLPHDETIALCDWAAENGLRRHLDGARLWNASVAKGISLGDLAAPFDTVSVCYSKGLGAPVGSALVGPKDLMDQARRARKLFGGAMRQVGIVAAGALYALQHHRDRLINDHEAARKLAVAACRSPMIRARGDRVETNLVVLDVHPDWGTAQQFCEKLEQAGIRAFTFGKQAIRLVTHLDVSPEQIDRACKILVEVADDPVADTADASQDG from the coding sequence ATGATCGACCTGCGAAGTGACACGCTGACCAAACCCACCGCCGCGATGCGGCAAGCCATGGCGACCGCGGAAGTCGGTGACGCCGTGATCGATACCGATCCGACCGTTGAACATCTGGAAAGGTTCACAGCCGAACTGTTGGGAAAAGAGGACGCCGTCTTTATGCCCAGCGGATCGATGTCCAACCAAATCGGGATCCGAATCCACTGTGAACGTGGTACCGAGTTTCTTTGCGAAACGGAGGCCCACATCTATCAGTACGAACAAGGGGCGTTTGCCCAGTTGTCTGGACTCGTCGCGCATCCGATTGCGGGTGAAAACGGGGTGCTGCGGGTGGCCGACGTTCAGGATCAGATTCGTCCGGAAACCGACTATATGGTTCGGACGGCATTGTTGTGTTTGGAAAATACGCACAACCGATGGGGCGGCCGGGTCTTGCCGCACGACGAAACGATCGCCCTGTGCGACTGGGCGGCGGAGAACGGACTGCGGCGGCATTTGGACGGCGCCAGGCTGTGGAACGCTTCGGTCGCCAAAGGGATTTCGCTTGGCGATTTGGCCGCACCGTTTGACACTGTAAGCGTTTGTTACAGCAAGGGACTGGGCGCCCCGGTGGGGTCGGCGTTGGTGGGGCCGAAAGACTTGATGGATCAAGCCCGACGGGCCCGAAAGTTGTTCGGCGGTGCGATGCGTCAGGTCGGTATCGTCGCGGCGGGGGCCTTGTACGCGCTACAGCACCATCGCGACCGCTTGATCAACGATCACGAAGCGGCACGCAAGTTGGCCGTGGCCGCGTGTCGTTCACCCATGATCCGTGCCCGCGGCGACCGAGTGGAAACCAACTTGGTCGTTTTGGATGTACACCCGGATTGGGGAACAGCCCAGCAGTTTTGTGAAAAACTGGAGCAAGCCGGAATCCGCGCTTTCACGTTCGGTAAACAGGCGATCCGACTGGTCACCCATCTTGATGTTTCGCCTGAACAGATCGATCGAGCTTGCAAGATCTTGGTGGAAGTTGCCGATGATCCGGTCGCCGATACAGCGGATGCGTCCCAAGACGGCTAA
- a CDS encoding CTP synthase produces the protein MTKHIFVTGGVVSSLGKGLTSASMGMLLEQRGLRVRMQKLDPYINVDPGTMSPYQHGEVYVLDDGSETDLDLGHYERFTSSPLTRDCNYTTGQIYLSVIEKERRGQFLGKTVQVIPHITNEIKSVIKRMGGDDVDVVITEIGGTVGDIESLPFLEAIRQFSLDVGRENCLYMHLTLVPYLKAADELKTKPTQHSVGQLREIGIQPDILVCRCEHSISREEREKIALFCNVHSDSVIEEKDKDFSIYEVPISLVENKLDELVVNKLGLTSAKSLDITPWTDLLHRLRNPRHELSIAVVGKYAEHKDAYKSIYEAIDHAGIAADAQIRVGRIQSADIEREGAERLLSGFHGILVPGGFGERGIEGKVEAIKFARQRGVPFLGICLGMQCAVIEYGRNVVGLDGAHSTEFDKDSPHPVICLLDEQRNVTDMGGTMRLGSHPTTLDRHSASAKAYGCEDIHERHRHRYEFNNQYRQQYEANGMRFAGTSPDGALVEIVEVPEHPWFVAAQFHPEFKSKPLQAHPLFKGFVDAAIVRRKQRVESSEKADPAKT, from the coding sequence ATGACAAAGCACATCTTCGTAACCGGCGGCGTGGTCAGCTCGCTCGGCAAAGGCCTGACAAGCGCGTCCATGGGAATGCTGCTGGAGCAGCGGGGCCTGCGGGTCCGAATGCAGAAACTGGATCCGTACATCAACGTCGATCCGGGAACCATGTCGCCCTATCAACACGGCGAAGTCTACGTGTTGGACGACGGCAGTGAGACCGACTTGGACTTGGGCCACTATGAACGGTTCACGTCCAGCCCACTGACCCGCGACTGCAATTACACGACCGGTCAGATCTACCTGTCGGTCATTGAAAAAGAACGTCGGGGCCAGTTTCTGGGCAAGACGGTTCAGGTCATCCCGCACATCACCAACGAGATCAAATCGGTCATCAAACGCATGGGCGGTGATGACGTGGACGTGGTGATCACCGAGATCGGTGGAACGGTCGGCGACATCGAAAGTCTGCCGTTCTTGGAAGCCATTCGACAGTTTTCGCTGGATGTCGGTCGCGAAAACTGTTTGTACATGCACCTGACCTTGGTGCCGTACCTGAAGGCCGCCGACGAGCTGAAAACCAAACCCACCCAGCACAGCGTCGGCCAGTTGCGTGAAATCGGGATCCAGCCCGATATCTTGGTTTGTCGCTGCGAGCATTCGATCAGCCGCGAAGAACGCGAAAAGATCGCGCTGTTTTGTAACGTGCACAGCGATTCGGTGATCGAAGAAAAAGACAAAGACTTTTCAATCTATGAGGTGCCCATCTCCTTGGTCGAAAACAAGCTGGACGAATTGGTCGTCAACAAGCTGGGCCTGACGTCCGCCAAGTCACTGGACATCACCCCGTGGACGGATTTGCTGCATCGATTGCGTAACCCGCGGCATGAATTGTCGATCGCCGTCGTCGGCAAGTACGCCGAGCACAAAGATGCGTACAAGTCGATCTATGAAGCGATCGATCATGCCGGCATCGCGGCGGACGCCCAAATCCGCGTCGGCCGAATTCAAAGTGCCGATATCGAACGAGAGGGAGCCGAGCGTTTGTTGTCTGGGTTTCATGGAATCCTGGTTCCCGGTGGATTTGGCGAACGTGGCATCGAAGGCAAAGTCGAAGCAATCAAGTTCGCACGGCAACGGGGCGTACCGTTTCTGGGGATCTGTCTGGGCATGCAGTGCGCCGTCATCGAATACGGTCGCAACGTCGTCGGATTGGATGGTGCCCACAGCACCGAATTTGACAAAGACAGTCCGCACCCGGTCATCTGTTTGCTGGATGAACAACGCAATGTCACCGATATGGGCGGCACCATGCGTCTGGGATCGCATCCGACGACGCTGGATCGTCACAGTGCATCCGCGAAAGCCTATGGTTGCGAAGACATCCACGAACGTCATCGACACCGGTACGAATTCAACAACCAATACCGGCAACAGTATGAAGCCAACGGGATGCGATTTGCCGGAACCAGCCCCGACGGTGCACTGGTGGAAATCGTCGAAGTCCCCGAGCATCCTTGGTTTGTTGCCGCACAATTTCACCCGGAATTCAAAAGCAAGCCGTTGCAGGCCCATCCGTTGTTCAAGGGCTTTGTCGATGCCGCCATCGTGCGACGAAAGCAGCGGGTGGAATCCAGTGAAAAGGCGGATCCCGCGAAAACTTGA
- a CDS encoding DUF1289 domain-containing protein, protein MVASPCVRQCLLNGQGICTGCFRHSQEIGLWSAASNQQKQQIVAAAMRRRAETLIDR, encoded by the coding sequence GTGGTTGCGTCGCCTTGCGTTCGCCAATGCCTGCTTAACGGCCAAGGGATTTGCACGGGGTGTTTTCGGCACAGCCAAGAAATCGGCCTGTGGTCGGCGGCAAGCAACCAACAGAAACAACAGATTGTGGCAGCGGCAATGCGACGCCGTGCCGAAACCCTTATCGACCGTTAA
- the kdsB gene encoding 3-deoxy-manno-octulosonate cytidylyltransferase: MKIQIVIPARLASSRLPEKLLLRAGGKSVLQHTYDAAMRSQTAIHSDSSSPVIVAVDDDRLYDEVLSFGGHAVRTSVDCASGTDRVAEVATQQPQTDIFVNVQGDEPEIDPDAIDRVATALCDDANAEMATVVTPIRDHQRMQDPACVKAVFDDAMRAIYFSRAPIPFDRDGKFGTGHGDGPDSPVLGYQHLGLYAYRREFLAWFAGQACGVLESIERLEQLRAIQAGRRIAIGLVDAATPGIDTEEDFRQFADRVETAK; encoded by the coding sequence ATGAAGATTCAAATCGTCATTCCCGCTCGGCTGGCATCGTCGCGGTTGCCGGAAAAGCTTTTGCTGCGTGCCGGCGGTAAATCGGTTCTGCAGCACACCTATGACGCGGCGATGCGGTCGCAAACGGCGATCCACAGCGATTCATCGTCACCGGTGATCGTGGCGGTCGATGACGATCGGCTGTACGACGAAGTCCTGTCGTTTGGCGGTCACGCCGTCCGAACCAGCGTCGATTGTGCCAGCGGGACCGACCGCGTGGCGGAAGTCGCCACGCAACAGCCGCAAACCGACATCTTTGTCAACGTCCAAGGGGATGAACCTGAAATCGATCCAGACGCCATCGATCGGGTGGCGACGGCGCTTTGCGATGACGCCAATGCCGAAATGGCGACCGTGGTCACGCCCATCCGCGACCATCAGCGGATGCAGGACCCCGCTTGTGTCAAAGCCGTCTTTGACGACGCCATGCGGGCGATCTATTTCAGTCGGGCTCCGATCCCGTTTGACCGTGACGGCAAATTCGGGACCGGTCACGGTGACGGGCCGGATTCGCCAGTGCTTGGATACCAGCATTTGGGGCTCTACGCGTACCGCCGCGAATTTCTGGCATGGTTCGCGGGTCAGGCTTGCGGCGTGTTGGAATCAATCGAGCGTTTGGAGCAATTGCGGGCCATCCAGGCCGGTCGGCGGATCGCCATCGGTCTGGTCGATGCGGCGACACCCGGGATCGATACCGAAGAAGATTTTCGCCAGTTTGCCGACCGCGTCGAAACGGCAAAATAG
- the hisB gene encoding imidazoleglycerol-phosphate dehydratase HisB produces MARTATIRRTTGETDIDLSIDLDGSGAGTRESGIGFLDHMLDLLAKHSLIDLTVRAKGDLHVDDHHTSEDIGIALGQAVDQALADRAGIRRYGHFTLPMDECLVTAAVDLGGRYAFEYHAPIAAAKIGTFDSELVEHFWQSFAANARCNLHVVLHHGRNAHHISECVFKTTARAIRMAAESDPRSDAIPSTKGVL; encoded by the coding sequence ATGGCACGCACCGCAACGATCCGCCGCACGACCGGTGAAACCGACATCGATTTGTCGATCGATTTGGACGGCAGCGGTGCCGGTACACGTGAATCCGGAATCGGTTTTTTGGACCACATGCTGGACTTGTTGGCCAAGCATTCGTTGATCGACCTAACGGTCCGTGCCAAAGGGGACCTGCATGTCGACGATCACCACACCAGCGAAGACATCGGAATCGCACTGGGCCAAGCGGTCGACCAAGCGTTGGCCGACCGGGCGGGAATCCGCCGCTACGGACACTTCACCCTGCCCATGGACGAGTGTTTGGTCACCGCGGCGGTGGACCTGGGCGGGCGTTACGCGTTTGAATACCACGCGCCGATTGCGGCGGCGAAGATCGGAACCTTCGACAGCGAATTGGTCGAGCATTTTTGGCAATCGTTTGCCGCCAATGCTCGATGCAATCTACACGTGGTACTGCATCACGGCCGCAATGCCCACCACATTTCCGAGTGTGTCTTCAAGACGACCGCGCGGGCGATTCGGATGGCGGCCGAAAGTGATCCTCGCAGCGACGCCATCCCCAGCACCAAGGGCGTGCTGTAA
- a CDS encoding DUF1844 domain-containing protein, producing MSEEEKEPKLVIDSDWKEQVQKEKEQEASKSDEQQPAAASDAPTDASAGPAGGGPPEASFTVLVSMLFTQAMTLLGQMPGPDGKMETNKPLAKHTIDTLEMLQSKTEGNLEDDEKQVLSEALHALRMTFVGVKS from the coding sequence ATGAGCGAAGAAGAAAAAGAACCCAAACTGGTGATCGACAGCGACTGGAAAGAACAGGTCCAAAAAGAAAAAGAGCAAGAGGCGTCCAAGTCAGATGAGCAGCAACCCGCGGCTGCCTCCGATGCACCGACGGACGCATCCGCAGGACCTGCCGGCGGTGGGCCGCCCGAAGCATCCTTCACCGTGCTGGTTTCGATGCTGTTCACCCAGGCGATGACTCTGTTGGGACAAATGCCGGGCCCTGACGGCAAGATGGAAACGAACAAGCCGTTGGCCAAGCACACAATCGATACCCTGGAAATGCTGCAAAGCAAAACCGAAGGCAATCTGGAGGACGACGAAAAGCAAGTGTTGTCCGAGGCGTTGCACGCTTTGCGGATGACCTTCGTCGGGGTGAAGTCATAG
- a CDS encoding DUF1559 domain-containing protein, which yields MIQTVQRQRRPLTGFTLVELLVVIAIIGILVSLLMPAVQAAREAARKTKCQNHLKQIGLGLHAYHNTHGCLPVGCFEWRSYGAPATNRQYAWSAMLLPFIEQQNLHDRIDFNIAFDHPDNAAAAAEVVPTYVCPSALPRDAQRGPSDYGGLFGERLVDREPEDGVFLYDRRIRFRDIRDGLSQTLIIGEDVGGPHSEWINGLNVFVQAHGINDSTAWIGDNEIRSQHSGGAMVLYADGHVEFESESIDKQTLGKLITRSKSDVVTDRL from the coding sequence GTGATCCAAACCGTCCAACGACAGCGACGACCCTTGACCGGGTTCACCTTGGTCGAATTGCTGGTGGTGATTGCCATCATCGGCATCTTGGTCTCGCTATTGATGCCGGCGGTCCAGGCGGCTCGTGAAGCGGCCCGGAAAACCAAGTGCCAAAACCATTTGAAGCAGATCGGTTTGGGGCTTCACGCCTATCACAACACTCACGGTTGCTTGCCGGTGGGCTGTTTCGAATGGCGGTCGTATGGTGCACCGGCGACCAACCGCCAATACGCATGGTCGGCGATGCTGTTGCCGTTCATCGAGCAACAAAACCTACACGACCGAATCGATTTCAACATCGCGTTTGATCACCCCGATAACGCGGCGGCCGCGGCCGAAGTGGTGCCGACCTATGTGTGCCCATCCGCCCTGCCCCGCGATGCCCAGCGAGGCCCCAGCGATTACGGCGGTCTGTTCGGCGAACGGCTGGTCGACCGCGAACCGGAAGACGGCGTGTTCTTGTACGACCGACGCATCCGCTTCCGCGACATCCGTGACGGCCTGAGCCAAACGTTGATCATCGGCGAAGACGTCGGTGGCCCCCATTCGGAATGGATCAACGGGCTGAACGTGTTTGTTCAAGCCCACGGCATCAATGATTCGACCGCCTGGATCGGCGACAACGAAATCCGCAGCCAACACAGCGGCGGCGCGATGGTCTTGTACGCCGACGGTCACGTGGAATTTGAATCCGAATCGATCGACAAACAGACGCTCGGAAAACTCATCACACGATCCAAGAGTGACGTGGTGACCGATCGGCTTTAA
- the hisD gene encoding histidinol dehydrogenase → MTPSPALSLKRVDARRESPPFLDELRDRLSPQGDVVSPRGKALTEKVFGRPLTPVEVVQTICADVQSQGIDALLRYTQALDAAELTADTVRVPDADLKQAHQNADPALIESVRRIRDNVAEFQQAILHRDVTITPRPGVTLTQRYLPLRRVGVCVPGGAAAYPSTVLMTVVPAQVAGVKEIAVVAPPTPFGAYNTDMLATCHELGVTEVYRVGGAQAVAALAYGCQSIDAVDKIVGPGNLFVALAKKHVYGTVDIDSFAGPSEVIVIADETARPDYVAADLIAQAEHSPGSALLITWDESLPDRVETELQSQLGVLDRSDLTIDSLNQFGAIILVRDADQACEMTDRFAPEHLHIETADPRSQIAKIRNSGAAFLGHHTPVALGDYAAGPSHVLPTGGTCTWAAGLCSNSFLRSGSLTEFDETALQNIAPDVVRLAEKEGLTGHARSVSIRTS, encoded by the coding sequence ATGACTCCAAGCCCCGCTCTTTCCCTGAAACGCGTCGATGCCCGTCGTGAATCACCACCCTTTTTGGATGAACTGCGCGACCGCTTGAGCCCCCAAGGCGACGTCGTCAGCCCCCGCGGAAAAGCACTGACCGAAAAAGTTTTTGGGCGGCCTTTGACACCGGTGGAAGTGGTTCAAACCATTTGCGCCGATGTTCAAAGTCAGGGCATCGATGCATTGCTGCGATACACCCAAGCACTGGATGCCGCCGAACTGACCGCCGACACCGTCCGCGTCCCCGATGCCGATTTGAAACAGGCTCACCAGAACGCCGATCCCGCACTGATCGAATCCGTCCGACGTATCCGCGACAACGTTGCTGAGTTTCAACAAGCGATTTTGCATCGCGATGTCACGATCACTCCTAGGCCCGGCGTGACGTTGACCCAGCGTTATCTGCCCCTGCGCCGCGTCGGGGTTTGCGTTCCCGGCGGCGCCGCCGCCTATCCGTCGACGGTGCTGATGACCGTCGTGCCCGCGCAAGTCGCTGGTGTCAAAGAAATCGCCGTCGTCGCGCCACCGACCCCCTTCGGCGCCTACAACACGGACATGTTGGCGACCTGTCATGAACTGGGCGTCACCGAGGTCTATCGCGTCGGCGGTGCACAAGCGGTCGCGGCACTGGCATACGGTTGCCAGTCCATCGATGCGGTCGACAAAATCGTGGGCCCGGGGAACCTGTTCGTGGCCCTGGCAAAGAAGCATGTCTACGGAACCGTCGACATCGATTCGTTTGCCGGTCCCAGCGAAGTCATCGTGATCGCCGATGAAACCGCACGCCCCGACTATGTGGCTGCCGACTTGATCGCGCAAGCCGAACACAGCCCCGGCAGCGCGTTATTGATCACGTGGGACGAATCGTTGCCGGACCGCGTGGAAACCGAGCTTCAATCGCAACTGGGGGTTCTGGACCGCAGTGATCTGACCATCGATTCGTTGAACCAGTTTGGTGCCATCATTTTGGTTCGGGACGCCGATCAAGCCTGTGAAATGACCGACCGGTTTGCCCCCGAACACCTGCACATCGAAACCGCTGATCCCCGATCTCAAATTGCCAAAATCCGCAACAGCGGTGCGGCTTTTCTGGGGCACCACACACCGGTCGCGTTGGGCGATTACGCGGCGGGCCCGTCTCACGTGCTGCCGACCGGGGGAACCTGCACTTGGGCGGCCGGCCTGTGCAGCAACAGTTTTCTTCGCAGCGGCAGCCTGACCGAGTTCGACGAAACTGCGTTACAAAACATTGCACCCGATGTTGTTCGGCTGGCGGAAAAGGAAGGGCTGACCGGTCATGCACGCAGCGTCAGCATTCGCACGTCGTGA
- the hisC gene encoding histidinol-phosphate transaminase codes for MPYRPALSRMLPYVPGEQPPPGKYIKLNTNENPYPPPPAVIEAIQKAATGPLNRYPDPMATAFRRAAADALGLPGPEWVLAGNGSDEILTMLVRGFVGEGQKLRLPYPSYILYRTLADIQGATWQQTSFVDDWQLPAAFGQADDDLRLVLIPNPNSPSGTLVDKDDLESIAQGLSCPLIIDEAYVDFASDDPKQFGKGCIELVQKHENVMITRTLSKSYGLAGIRFGFLIAQPSVVAELTKIKDSYNCDALAIAAATAAMSSQDWLRDVVTKMNQTRGRMHRELAEMGFEVTPSHANFVWCRHPSGGHQGIYETLKKAQVLIRYMDFPDWGDGLRISVGTDEQIDACLALIRRSI; via the coding sequence CTGCCCTACCGCCCTGCCCTTTCCCGAATGCTGCCGTATGTGCCCGGCGAACAACCGCCGCCGGGGAAATACATCAAGCTGAATACGAACGAAAACCCCTACCCACCGCCCCCCGCGGTGATCGAAGCGATTCAAAAAGCCGCCACCGGTCCACTGAATCGCTATCCCGATCCGATGGCGACGGCGTTCCGGCGTGCCGCCGCGGACGCATTGGGCTTGCCAGGACCGGAATGGGTCCTGGCCGGAAACGGCAGCGATGAAATCTTGACCATGCTGGTGCGGGGGTTTGTCGGGGAGGGACAGAAACTGCGTCTGCCCTACCCCAGCTATATCCTGTATCGCACCCTGGCCGATATCCAAGGCGCGACTTGGCAACAAACCTCGTTCGTCGATGACTGGCAGTTGCCCGCGGCATTTGGCCAGGCTGATGATGACCTGCGGTTGGTGCTGATTCCCAATCCGAACAGCCCTAGCGGGACGCTGGTCGACAAGGATGACTTGGAATCGATCGCACAAGGGTTGTCATGCCCGCTGATCATCGACGAAGCGTATGTGGACTTTGCCAGCGATGATCCGAAACAGTTCGGCAAAGGCTGTATCGAACTGGTGCAGAAACATGAAAACGTGATGATCACGCGGACGCTAAGCAAGTCTTATGGCCTGGCCGGCATTCGCTTCGGCTTTCTGATCGCCCAGCCCAGCGTGGTGGCTGAACTGACCAAGATCAAAGACAGCTACAACTGCGACGCTTTGGCGATCGCCGCAGCCACCGCGGCGATGTCGTCCCAAGATTGGCTGCGTGATGTGGTGACCAAAATGAACCAGACCCGAGGCCGGATGCACCGGGAACTGGCCGAAATGGGCTTCGAGGTGACCCCATCGCACGCGAATTTCGTCTGGTGCCGACACCCCAGCGGTGGTCACCAAGGGATCTATGAAACCCTGAAGAAGGCGCAAGTGTTGATCCGTTACATGGATTTTCCCGATTGGGGCGACGGCCTGCGAATTTCCGTCGGCACCGACGAGCAGATCGACGCTTGTTTGGCGCTGATCCGACGATCAATCTAG